Below is a window of Mucilaginibacter sp. PAMC 26640 DNA.
CCCGATTCCGCTATAAAGCCGCTATAGAGGACGTTCACTACCATGCCGACCGAAGTATCGACCGCAACCAGATCATGCGCCTGGCGGACTGTACGTTTGTTGATCGCTTCGAGAACCTGCTGATTACCGGGAGTACAGGCATCGGTAAAAGCTATATTGCTTCTGCTGTGGGTTACCAGGCCTGTGTATTGGGCTACCGGGTATTGTACACCAGTACGCCCAAACTGTTCGCTAAACTGAAGATGGCCAAGGCGGACGGCTCCTACATGAAAGAGCTGGCTAAGATCGAAAGGCAGCAATTGCTCATACTCGACGACTTTGGTATCCAGCCTTTTGATGCACAAAGCAGGGCTGCACTAATGGAGATCATTGAAGACAGGCACGGTAAGACCTCGCTGATCATCACTTCGCAGTTGCCGGTGAGCAAATGGTTTGAAGTGATCGGTGAAAAAACGGTTGCTGATGCGATCCTTGACCGGATCGTTCATGATGCACACCGTATCGAGCTAAAGGGAGAATCTATGAGAAGAAAACGTAATGTTGAACCGGAAAACAGCCATTAATGAAATTACCTTTTAAATAACTATTTTTGTACATGCTTTTATAGCATTTGCTGCAACCCAAAAGTCAGCTAACCCCTGGGTCAATTTGGCCCGAAACAGGGTGGTCAACATCTCCATAATATACAAATGGGGCACCACTTTAGCAAAATTGTCCATCACTGTCCTTATCAAATCTAATCTAGCAGATAAGGAATCAATCGTTTCTTGGTTATATTCTGACAAATCGGTGGTATTTAAAATTGCGTCCATCGATTGTATAGCGTTTTTAATATCGTGCTTTGCAAAATTTCCAAGTTGCGAAATATGCGTGTCATTGGCTTTAGATATTGCCTCATACATACTTGTTAGCTTATCAATTTGCAAACTCGCTTCCGCTATTCTTCGAGCTTGAATTACCGGATTGAATTTATTGTTAGGGTTATATACTTTTCTTTTTGATGCCATGATTTAAAGAATAGGTTGTGACCTTACAATACTATAAATAAAATCTTAAATGGTCTTTAATATCGACTATATTATTTGGATCAAACATCTTGGGTAAAAGCTGATACCTTGTGCCGGGGGGGGGCGGTTAATCTACCAATCCATATAAGTAAACGCAGGCATTTAGCAGGGCGTTTGCAGGGCCGTATCTTTGGGTAATGGAAATAATTACATTAACCAATGTCAAAAAATAACAGTTCGTTTAAACCCGGTCAAAGCGGTAATCCAACAGGATCCACAAACCGAACCCGCCTGAAAAATCGCCTTGAGGGTCTTTTAGAAAAAGCATTGCCCGTGATTGAAAAAGAGTTTGAAACAGGGTCTCCTGAGGTGAAGCGAGAGTTATTTATTGGCCTTGCCGGTATTGTATTACTCCGCGGAAATTAATTAACTCTTTAAACACATGAACATATAATGTCAATACCATTGGATCACATGCCCGCCACTTTGCGCGAAAAAGTGCAATACCTTACTGTACTAACAAAGCACCGAAAGCTTGATAAGTTAAGAGAGTTGCGAGCCGCGTCAAATGATATTGGTATTGATATCTATCATCACAGCGCCGGTACTGATTCATACTTCTGCGACAAAGACAAACGATATGTAACCTGGTCACAGTTGGTGCAAAAATCGAAAGGAATCATCGACCGAGGTGCTAATCTATTCACTGCAGTTATAGAGTACAAGCGCGGGATTCATTTCACAAGTAGCGCAACCGCTCCGGATCCCCAACTAAATTGATATGCTATCGTTAACGCCAAATTTCACCATTAAGGATATCGAAAAAGATTTTGAAGTCTTCGCTGCGGGCATCAAATCCGACCTGATACCGGCTATGATTCAAACCTTACACCAGGTAGTTGATCGCGCGAGAGCGTTAACACCGGCTGAAAAGTCGTTCAATAATATTACCTGGAATTTGCGCGCCTCTATTGGTGGCGTAATTGTCTCTGACCATGCTATTGTTGAAACTTACTTCCCTGCAATATCCCAGGGCGATGAAGGGCACTCTACAGGAATAGCGGTCGCCCAGGAAGTTGCCACACTGATTGAATACGACGACGAAATTACCCTTGTATTTGTTGCCGGTATGGCTTACGCATCCTTTGTAGAAGCAAAAGGTAAAGATGTGATCACCGGCTCAAATCAGAAAATGGAAGGAATTTTACGCTTACTCTTAAAAAATTAAAAAATGGAAAATCAAACTTACACTTTCAGCATTACAAGGCCGACTACCACCTTAAAGCGGTTGTTGAACATTGGTCCTAAAGAAATTACATCGAATTTTCTTATTGAGTCCCAAGTTCTAGCCAGCTGTATGCTCATTGCCAAAAAGGCTGAAGAGTTGCCTATTAGTATTCTCCAGGGTGCTGCAGGTGAAGTATTAATTCCTTTATATGAAGAACATCTGCCAAAGCTGATATGGATTGTTGCCGCGGCAATTACTAATCGCGGACAGCAGCCGAGCAGCAAGCTAGTTGCTCTGTTAACCAAACACTTGACAACGGATCAAATACTTGAAGGCTGTTTTGAAGCATTTGAGGCTATGAACATGCAGGCTTTCTATGATGGCATTGCAGTATTTAAAGGCCCTTTGACGGTTTTGAACCCGGTAGATCTACCAGAAAATAATTCAAGCCATGAACCTAAATAAATACATTCTTCATAAAGCTATTGATGCAGACATCTGCAAAGAATGGGCTGTAAAGATCAACCAGGCTAACGGTGTAGATGATCTGTTAAAAATGTATGTAGCCGGGATTGATTTCTGCTTAAAAAATAACTTCCCGGATAATGCCGATATTCTTACTCTAGGTGAAGGCAAACTTGCAGCCTATGGAATTCACATCGATGAAATTATAGCGCTACAGGATAAGCCGCTCATAGTGTTGTTAGGAGATTGCATAGCAAAGCACGACATCACCGGATATACTTCATCCCAACTATTCATAAAGCACAATTCAAAGGCAACGGTTACGGCTACTGATAACGCTTTCTTAATGATTGACTGCTTTGATGACTCAGTGTTAAACCTGAGCGCCGGTGGTCGTTCCAAGGTTTATATCAATATCTATGGTAACGCTCAGGTTACCCATACCTGCAGCGACATCGCTAACGTCAAAATTACAAACAAAAACAAACTTACTTATTAAGAGAATGGGCAATCAAACCGGACAAAGGCAATTAGTATACACGACAAAAATGGATATCAGTGATATCCGGAAAAATGCTAAAATAGCAATGGAGCTATTTAAGCAGATGCGGGATGAAGCCGCAAAAGCTGTTAAGGTTAGCGCAGCCACCGGTCTTGATACTAAGCCCATAACAAACTACCAGCAAGCGCAATTAGCATTAAGGAAAACATTACTTGAAGCCCAGGCAGAATCCCAAAGGCTAAAGAATGAGAATCTTGCTTTGGATGCCAGCTATAAACAAGGCAGGATATCAGCTCAGGAGGCAGCCACCGCCGAAAGGCAGTTGCGGAAAGACCGGAGAGATCTTGTAGAGGCTACCAAAGCGGCGCGTGTAGCGGAGCGTGCGGCAGCCGGATCTTATGATGAAGCAAATCAAAAGCTAAAGGATCTAGGCCGGTCTATCAAAGCCGCTGAAGGTGGTTTTAAATCAACCAGCCCGGCTATACAAGCTCAGATAAAAGAGTACAACAGCTTAAACGATTCTATAAAGAAGTTTGATGCTTCAATGGGCAACCACCAGCGGAATGTAGGTAACTACAAAACTGCCGTTCAGGGATTGGTAGGTGACTTGAAGTCTATGGCTTTTAGTTATCTATCCGTACAAGGTGCGTTACAGTTGGCTACCGCTTCATTTGGCTCAAACAGACAGCTACAGGCCATTGATGCCTCTTTAAAGTTTACTTTAGGCAGCACTGAAGCAGCCAGCGATAAGATCAAGGAATTGCGCGACAATGCCCTTTTACTTGGGCAGGACTTCTTGCCGGTGGCGGAATCATACGCAAAGTTCGCAGGTGCTGCCCGGGCCGCAAACTTCCCGCTATCGGAGACGGATCGGATCTTTAAAGCGGTATCCGTTGCCGGTGCACGTTTCAATCTTACAGCTGACCAGGTTAGCGGGGCATTGTTGGCAGTTCAACAAATGATCTCCAAGGGTACCGTCCAAAGTGAGGAGTTAAGAGGGCAGCTTGGAGAACGCTTGCCTGGTGCATTTGCGATCGCGGCAAAGGCCATGAACGTAAATGAAAAGGCTTTAGGTAAAATGCTACAAACCGGCCAGGTACTCGCGGCAGACCTGTTGCCAAAGTTAGCCACGCAGCTTGAGAAGGATTATGGGCTGAAGGCTGGTGAATCTATCGATAACTTAAATTCATCTGTTGGCAGATTATCTACATCTTTTGATTTACTGATTCAAGGTGACCGGGTAGGCGGTTTTTTTAAACAAATAATTGACGGAGCAGCGGCCGGCATTAGGTCCCTGAATGATTTGATAAATAGCGGCTCATATAAAGAACTTGTAGGCAGGTTGTTTACTTTCGAAGGTAGCCGGGTTTATGATAAAGCCAATGCGGTGGAAACCAATTACAATAAAAGTAACGCTACGTTAAAAAAGGAAAATTTGAACCCTATCGGCACATCAAATAAAAATGTGTTATCTGCCCTTACTGATTATTCAATTGCGGATCTTGAGAAGCTAAGAAATACCTACATAGGAGCAACAAAGCAAGCTGAAATTGCTGTAAATACATACCGAAAGGGGATTGCCTCGGGAGACTTAACAGACGGCGGAAAGGTATCCTTTAAACAGGCAACCGACAATTTCAACGCTCTCCAGGAGTCGTTAACCCTGATCAATACGGCTTATGACAGAATTAAGCCGAAAGTATTAAAGGTAAACAAAGACATTTCGGATAGCCAACTCACCTCAATAAAAGATATTCGTAAACGCATCGCTGAACTTTCAGCCCTACCAGGTTCAGCGCTGCAGGGATCTGATATTGACAAGAGAATAGATGCCTTGAAGGATCGTTTAAAGTCAAACAAAAACACGGATGCTTCAGATCTTAGCGCCCGGAATGCTTTCCAGAAAAAGATTAACGCCTTACACGATAGCGCGGTTAAAAAGCAAGAGTCATCCGACGATCAGGAGATTGTCAGCATCAAGCAAAAATACGCGGTGATGAAAAAGGAGGCTGAAGATTATTACAAGAAATTCGGTAATGGTAAAGTAATTAAGGACTCTACCGGCCGCAATGTAAGTAAAAGCCAGGTGTTCGGAAGGATGTCTGCAGACCAGGCAGCGGAAGTGGATGCAGCCAGCTATTCTATCCAGGCAAAGAAAAACTTAGAGCTTTTAGACCTTGAAAAGAAGCAATATACAGATTATGAACAGTATGTCAGCGAATTTGGATCTGAGATGGCATCCAGGCGCTTTGATAAAAAGATTGTCGATAACAAATCGTTTTTAAAGGCCCTACAGGTTGAAGCGGATAAGATTAGTTCTATACCCGAAGTTAGCCGGACCGGTGGCCAGAAAGACTATTTGAAAGAGCTGAATTTACGGATTGCAGCCGAAAAGGATGCCGAGCGCGGTAAATATGATGACCTGCTAAAGCAACTACAGACCTACCAGCAAAAAGAAATTGCTATCACTGAGCAGTATGCAAAGGATAGAGATGCCCTGGTGAGTAATCCTTTGGGCTTGAGTAAAGATGAATTGGCTACCCAATTTAGCAAACTAGCTGAAAAGTACAAAAACGATATTGCGGAAAATACACTTTCCACCATATTTAGCGGGGCAGATGTTGAAGCGATGTTCTCAAACTTGGATGTTATTTCATCTAAGGCTATAAATAGCTTGATCAAAGATGTATCCAGATTGTTTGAAGCCAATAAGGATAAACTGAATCCTATCGATATTGAAAACACCCTGGCCAAGCTGGAGGCAGCTAGAGGCGAATTAATAAAGCGCAACCCGTTTGCAGAGCTTGGCAAATCCCTTGAGGCTGTCTTTACTGAAGGCGCGGGAGATGCTAAGAAGTCAGCTCAGCAAATCCAGATCGACTGGAGCAATCTAGCCAAAGCCACTTCGGGTTCATTCAATTTTATAAATGATGCTGTACAGTCAACGGCATTTTTAAAAGATGCTTTGGGTGAGGTTGGAGCGACCGCCCTTTCATCCCTAACGGCAACAGCAGCAGTCGCGGTTAGTGTGAGCGCTGCAATTAAGACGGCTGAAAAGTCTT
It encodes the following:
- a CDS encoding ATP-binding protein, whose protein sequence is MNTSTLDKLRKMKFFGMFHAFKSSMETGKTNDYTADELLAHLVDAEWDDRQNRRIERTILYARFRYKAAIEDVHYHADRSIDRNQIMRLADCTFVDRFENLLITGSTGIGKSYIASAVGYQACVLGYRVLYTSTPKLFAKLKMAKADGSYMKELAKIERQQLLILDDFGIQPFDAQSRAALMEIIEDRHGKTSLIITSQLPVSKWFEVIGEKTVADAILDRIVHDAHRIELKGESMRRKRNVEPENSH